The following is a genomic window from Eulemur rufifrons isolate Redbay chromosome 20, OSU_ERuf_1, whole genome shotgun sequence.
TGCCTTCTCTAGAGGAGGCCAGTGCCCGTGTGGGTGGACGTGTAAGGGGACAGCAACCACAGAAAGAGAACTGAGCTGAGGAGAGCCCATGCTAGGGCAGCCCTGAGTGCAAAGAAGAGCTCCTGAGACAGAAGAGGCAGGGCCAGCCTCTCAGGCCTTTGGAGCAAAGGCCAGCAAACTTTCTCTGCAGcgagtattttaggctttgtggatcATTCCATCCCTGTTGTAGCAGGGAAGCAGCCGCAGACAATGCATGGCTATCttccaataaaacttaattttcagAAACAGGCAACGGGTCGGATTTGTCCCACAGGCTGTAGTTCACTgacccctgccctgggggctgcATGAGAAGTAGAGATGCATGCCCACCGGACCCCAAAGGAGGGAGCTGAGGACAGCAGAAGCTACTTGCCTGCTCCAAGGTGGTCTGCAGCTGGATATTGTGGTGCTGTAGTCTGCTCCGGTCAACCTCCAGCCATGCCACTGCTTGCTGCAGGTGTTCGAGCCTTTGTCTCCATGGCTGCTTCTCCTCCATTCCAGGACTAGGCTCAGCCTCCACTCCTGAGACCTGTGGGAAAGACCTGTAAATCTCATGTGGGCAGCCCTTTAGACAGGTAAGGGAACAGACAGAGGGCAAAGAGAAGAATCTGGTAGATCTGGGCTTCAGAAAGTCAATTCCAAGAGAAGGGGACAAGCCCCTGGACAGGAGCTCCCCCAGGGTCATCTCTTCCCTCCAGGCCCCCAGCTCACCTCTCCCGGCTGTACACCCTGCTCTCCTCTGGACCCCCGTTCCGCTCTGCTGCTCGGGCCTGAGCTGTGCAGCCGCTCCTTCTCCAGAGCCTGTCTGGTGAGCTCCAGATCATCCTGGGGTACCGAGGCGTGGAACAAAATCACATCCTACCAACTTCAAATCCATACCGACCCCACCCTCCATCCTCATAAAAAccacttcaattttctcatcaggTTATAGTCTTACTTTTCTAGGAGCCTCTGAGCCATTTTGGTCCAGaaccttcatttcacagatggataAAACAAAGGAACAGAGAGGGATCTACTCAGGATACAAGGGGAGCTAGCAAGTAAGACAGGACCAGAGCCCCGCATCTCATTTGGGATCTCCCATAAAGCTAAGCAGTAACTTGGAGTACTGATGTGTTACAGAAAGAGCATGGACTCGAGTCACACAGGGCAGGGTGTCACATCACCACTTATTAACTATGATTCTGATCAAAATATGAGCTCTCCCCGAAccccaatttcctcatttataaaatgactaCATACACCACGAGACACGAATGAAGCCTTTGGATAAGTTGGGAAACCTAATGCTAGTTATTTTCCAGGCACCCTATGTTTCATAAATAACAGTCAAGAAGAAAGgacaagagtgtgtgtgtgtgtgtgtgtgtgtgtgcaggttgTCTGGGGGAAAAGAAGAGCTCAGTGGTAAAAAGCCTGAGCTCTAGAGGCAGAGTACTCAGATCTAATTCTAGTTTTCCCatatactagctgtgtgactttggagaagttacttaacctctctgaactgcCATTCCTACACTACAGAGTAAGGACTACAGTTCCTACTTTCCAGGGTAGTTGTGGAAGAAAGTGAGAgtaatagtgcctgacacataaaatgtttaaaataaaaaatgatactaCTGTGATGTAAGACAGTAGTGTGTGGAGGGGTAAGTGGCTGAAGTGACCCTGACCTGAGTTACATTACTGAGTGAAAACTGCTCAGTAACCCAAGAGTATGGGTAGGGAGCGCCCTTCTGCCCAATTATGTACCTTACTTTCACTGTGCCTGTAAGAATGGGTCTGGAAATAGGAAAGAAGTTTCACTCACTGAGTGCTTTCTTCCCAAGCACTTCATACATATCATCTCATTTCATACTATCATTTCTGATTTCATTGATAAGAAATCAAGGGTCAGAGGAGTGAAGTCTCTtagccagggtcacacagctaatgaacTACAGAACTGTATTTCAAACTCAGGAacgtggctgggtgcagtggctcacacctgtaatcctagcactctgggaggcccaggaggatcgcttgagctcaggagttcaatagcagcttgagcaagagcaagatctccatctctactaaaaaagaaaaatgagctggcCATCATGGCGCAtgtctatagttccagctacttgggaggctgaggcaggaggattgcttgagcccaggagtttggggttgctgtgagctatgatgacaccactgcactctacccagggcgatagagcgagatgtgactctgtcccagaaaaaaaaaaaaaaaacaaccctggaACTTGACTCCAAAGTTCATAAATGTATAACTCCTTATCCATATACTGTACTTTAACAAGAGCAGAGCTTTGTGAATTCCCAGAAGGCAACTCTCTGGGGGGTTGTGTATCTGGGATGAGGGAGGAGGTTGTCTAGGGCTCAGTCAAGGGACTAGGATGTAGTCAATTTCCTTGGAAAAAAGGACTGGCCCTCTCCTGGCAAAAGAGATGATACCTTTCTATGTCCAGCAGTTGATCCAGCTTTGCTGACTGCCTACTCTGTGCAGGTTTGTGCTCATGATCAGTGCCGGTACAAAGATGACTAAGACATGCTGCTTGACCTTGAGATGAAATATTATACTCTGAAGTCCTACCCTAAACCCTCACTTCCTTTCTCACTGGACATTCCACCCACATGAGCACACTTATTTCTAACTGCTGACGACTCCAAAGTACCTCTTGCCCCAGTCTCATCCTTCAACTTCAGACTACTTTGTGGATCTGCCTAATGGACGTCTCCCCTTGACGCCCCACAGGAACCTCACTCCATTTCCAAACTGGACTCATTCCACTCCTCTTTGTCACACTGGCTTTTCTCCATCTCAGTGAGGAAAGACCTGAGTGTTGTCTTTGACTTCTTTCTGCCCTTTCTTAATGCCTCCCACCTCTTAGCCAATGAATTGCCAGAAGTCCTATGAATCTCTTAGATCTACCCATGTGTCGCCATTCACACCCTCTTAGGTCACCACCTCTCCCCTAGACTTCTAGCGTAGCCTCCCACTTGGCCTCCCCACATTTGCTGTTGCTCCACACAGCAGCCTGAGTGATCTTTCTGAACTGTGtctctgatcatgtcactcccctgcCCCAAACCTTCATCTACTTCCCACTAGTTACCCAGGTCCTCAACATGACTTATAAGCCCTGAATGCTGGGACCGTGCTGTTCTCCCTTCTCTTGCCAACTCCCTCTTTACGTCCCAGGTGATCTACACGATAGCTCATGTGCTCttgtctccttccttttcccctgaAATCTCCTCCTCAACCTGTGCTTGGTTAGTTCCTTACTGGTCCCTTCAAATCTCATCTGAAACACCACTTTTACCAGGAAGGCTTTGGGGACCCACCCCCAGGAAAGGTTGGGTGTCCTTCCAGCAGTGCTTGGAGCACACCAAACTTCCCCTATTAGGCACCAACCACACTGCATTACAGTTGCTTATCAACTAGACTGAGCTCTGCGAGGGACTGTGGGTGTCTTCTCTTTATATCCCCTAGACCAGCACAGTAGCCTGGTTCCACTGAATCCACCTATGTTGAGGTGCTCGTGATCTCACTTTCTCACAAGACTCAGGATGCGGGCAGTCCTTGAGCTCAGCCAGACAGGGCTGTCACCTGGCCCTCACTCCCCCTGGAGTGAATTACCTGCAGCCTCTGCTGTTCTGAGTCCCGCTCCAGGACAGAGGCTTGTAGAAACATGGCTATCTCCTGCAGATTGCTGACACTGGCCTTGCTCTGGGCCAGGGACTGTGCCAACTCCTGGGCCTTCTCCCTCCACTCAATCTCCCTGGCTTCTGTCTGCCTCAGGGCTGCCTGTAGCCGCTCCAGCTCCCGCTGTAGCCTGGGCCCTGAAGATTCCAGTTTCGGAGATGGTTCTTCCATGGGGGAGGCTCTGTGGCTGTGGGGTAAGGCCTCCAGCTTCTTCCTTTGCTGGGCCTCCCTCAGCTCCAGGATCTCCTCTTCCTTTTGGGCTAGAGTCAGCTGTAGCTCCCTTAGACTCTGACGAAGGCCcctcatctctttctcttctctctcctgtcccAGCTTCTGCTTGTCTTGGGTCATATTCTCTTGGCCCCTCTGGGCCAGAGACTTCTCCAGCAGCTGCCCCTGTTCCTTCTGGTGTCGCAGCTCTTCATCCCTCTGGGCAAGTGCCTGCTGGAGCTGCCGCACATCCTCCTGGTGCCGGAGATCCTGGTCCTGGATCTCACCTTCTCGCATCCTCAGGGTCTCCTCTAGCTGCCGGGCACGTGCCTGGTGAGCATCCAGGGCAGCCTGCAGCGTGGCGATGTTAGCCTCCAGACTGCGGCTCAGTTCTGCCTGCTCAAGGAGATGCTGCTCTTTCTCCTGCAGGGCAGCCTGAGCCTTGCTGAGGGCCTCCTGCAGAGCCTCAGCCTGGCCCCAGGCAGCCTCCTCCTGATGCCGGGAGGACTGGCTTTCTGTCCGCAGagcctccagctcctgctccCTTTCCTTGAGCATCACCTTGGCCTGCAGCCAGCTGTCCTGCAgggccctggcctctgcctcgTGCTCCTGTGCCTGCTCGGCGCACTGTTGCTGGAGGGCCAACAGAGCCTTCTCGTGCTCCCGAGACTCAGCCCTCAGGTCTCCCAACACCTCCTCCAAGGCCTGTACCCGCAGTCCCTCTGCTGCCAGCTCTTCCTGGAGCCTTCGTGCCTGCTCCTTGTGGTCCTCAAGCTCTCCCTGGCGCTCCTTCAATGTCATGTGGGcttgctccagagctccctgcagTGCACTTGCCTTTTCCTTCAcactctcctcctgcccctgggccTGCCGCTGTTCTTGCCGCAGGGCCTCAAGTTCCTGGTCCTGCTGGGCCAGTGCTCTCTGGGCCTCTTCCAGTTGACCCTGAAGTGATTGCTCTTTCACCTCCCTTTGCTCCCTGGCTTCCTGCAGGTGCTGCTGCAGGCCCACTATCTCCTGCTCTCGCTGGGTCAAGAGTAGGCTGGTCTCACCCACTTTCCTGTGCAGGCCCTGGAGCTGCTGTTCCAGCTGGTCCTTGTGCTCCTGAAGTTCCTGGATCCGCTCCTGCTGGCATTCCACCTCCTTCTCCTTATCGCGCAGGATCAGCTTCATGTGCTCTAGGTTCCCACGCTGTGCTTTACTCtggcccttcccttcctctgcccgCTCCTGCATCAGCTGCCTCTGAGAGGCCAGCTCCCGGCCTCGCTCTCTCAAAGACAGCTTGATCTGTTCCAGGTCCTCCTCTAGGATCTTGGTCTGCACCGTCCTTTGATCTTCTAGAACCTGAATCCTCTCCTTCTGCAGCACCAGCTCCTGGTCCCTCCTGTCAAGATCCTGAGTCAGATGCTCTTTCTGCCTCTGTAGCTCCTCGATCTGTTCTAGCTGGGACTTCAGCTCCTGGTCCCTCTCCTGCAGCTCTTGTGCCAGAAGGGTGCTGTGGCTTTCCAGTTTGTGGATCTGGCTGCTTTGCGCCTGCAACTCCTGGCTCCTTTCTTCCAGGTCCAACGTAAGGTGGGTCAAAGCCACCCTCTGCATTTCCCTCTGGCCCTCCAGCTCTTCGATCAGCTTTTGCTGGCACTCCATTTTGCGATGGTTTTCCTCCAGTTCCAGGGCCAGGCATTCCAGAGTAACCAACTGCTTTTCCAGATCCTGGACCTGCCCTCTCTGGGACTCAATCACTTTGTCCTTCTTCTCAAGTTCTAGAAGCTGATGCTCCAAGATGTTCCTCTGAGTCTCCCGATCTTTCTCGAGCTCTTTGATCTGCTCTCTCTGCACAGTCAGCTTCTGCTCTCGCTCCTGGACAGCCATGGGCAGATGCTCTAAAACAGACCTACACTTCTCCAGCTCCTGAATCTGTTCTTGTTGCAGATCCACCTCTTGGTTCCTCTTCTTCAGGTCCAGGGACAGCAGTTCCAAAGCAGCCTTCTGCATTTCCCGTTGCTTCTCCAGTTCCTGGATTTCCCCCCGCAATGTCTctacttccctttctctttcagaCAGGGTCTGGGCCAAGAGAGCCAAATTGTCTTGCAGAGCCTTCCCTTGGGCCACCTTCAGCTCGCCCTGCTCCTGCAGAGCCTGAGCTCTCTCACGCTCACTCTCCACCTCCTCATTTTTCAGTTTCAGTGCTGAGCGAGCTGTTTTCAGGTCTTCTTCCAGGACCCCGgcagccctagcctgagccctggCTTCTGCAACAGATGCTTGCAGATGTTCCACCTGAGCTGTCAGGTTCTCCTTGGCTGCCTGAAGTAGCTCTCGCTCACTCTGGAAAACAAGATGCAAAACCACCTTAAACTATACTTCCCTGATACAGTCACTCCAACACTggcctttctctttcttattttgtggCACCAGCAGTGATAAGGACCTGGGCAAAAAAGTGGTGTATTCCATTTAAGGTGATACTATAAAAGAGCATCTCTACCACCAATGAGCCATCCTAGACTCTGGTCCTTTAGGGCAAGGGATAAAAACCTCAACctcttggccgggtgtggtggctcacgcctgtaatcctagcactctgggaggccgaggtgggtggaacgtttgagctcagaagtttgagaccagcctgagcaagagcgagactccgtctctactaaaaacagaaagaaattatatggacaactaaaaatatatatagaaaaaattagccgggtatggtggcacatgcctgtagtcccaactacttgggaggctgaggaggaggatcacttgagcccaggtgtttgaggttgctgtgagctaggctgacaccatggcactctagcctgggcaacagagtgagactctgtctcaaaaaaaaaaatctcaacctCAGGctgggtggtggctcacgcctgtaatcctagcactctgggaggctgaagcgggaggattgcttgaggtcaggagttcaagaccagcctcagtgGAACCGTAACAATGACCCTCAAGGACATGGAGACAGCCAGAGGAACTGGAGAGACTTGCTGAAGGAAGTTGGGCATATGACCATAGACCAAGGTGGGCCCAAGGGACTACTCCCGAGGCAACACCCTCCCCCAAGCCAGGACTTTACCTGGGCTTCCATTCCCTGTAGCTCTGCTCGCCGTAGGCGACTCTGTAAGGATGCCACAGTTTCATGCAGCTCCGTCAGCTCAGATTCTAGGGAGTTCTGTTTTCCTTCCCACTTGGATTTCTCTTTGGGAAGAGGAGAGGTAGCAGAGTGAGGCCCATGGTTGGGGGTAGGGGAAAAAGAGGGACGCAGAAGCAGATGGAAGATGGGGAACAAAATCAAAGGGGAAGAAGGCCAAGGAGAGAATTACATGGGTCTTAGAGACATCACCTGTCTGCCAGCTGCTCCTATTTGTCTAGGCTCCCTGCTGCTGCCAGCCCCAGCACTGCCTGTCAATCATCCTGACACTTCCTCACCCTCATCACACAGAGAGTCTCAGCCCTGGATTCCATACAGGGTTGAGCCAGAAGACACTGGAGGTCCCTTCCAGCCCCCAATCCTATGATTTTGCAGAGCTTCCTAGAGATTTGGTGGCTCTGCTGGCTGCCCCCATTTCTGTAACATGTACCAGAACCCAGCTCTATTTTTGGGTGTCCTCAGGAAGCGCTCAAATGGCCTCAAAAAAGGTCCAGACCCACTCCCTAAGTTGTCCTCTCCTACAGTAGAAACTTGAGCCTTAAgacccttccctctcctttctaaGCAGCCACCACCCTTCTCAGCCCTTGGCTGTGGCACAGATATACTGTCCGCAGATTTTCCCTCCTTACTTTCTTCCAAATAAGCACATAATCCTTCTGCCATTAAAGGCTAATTTTGAGGACACAGTTGGAGATGATAAAATAACATCGATAAGTGACAAAAGACAGAGTCTTATCATGTTCTCATAGTCCTGGGCTTGAGactcaagtttttttctttaatttcccacagaaacaaaaaatggaaGCCCAGGCCCTCCTTCTCTCAGTTCACCAAATCTGTTCCTCCTAGTCCCATCTTCTAGGATGGCCCTCAAAGgccaagaaaagcagaaaaatagttCAAGGGGGTCATCACCCCTTTGGAGATGCCTCTAGATATGGTCTCACAGTTctgggtaaaaaataaaaagagtggcTGCTAGGCCTGTTACTGCCCCTTCTGGGCTTCCCAcccatctctcctccctccaAATCTCCCTGCCTCCTTGAGCTTCTCACCCTCTTGGTTCTGGGAGAGCTGTCTCTGCAGATCCTGCAACTCTGTGTGGACCTGgctcttctcagcctctgtaTCAGTTAGACGCTGTTCCAGCTTCCGGACCTGATCCCTCAGATCATCCTGGGAAAGGAAGGGCACAGCTAAACTCAAGTTCCTCATCCTCCATCCCAGCCAGGGCTCAAGCTCTCTCCTCACTCTCAGCACTGGGGTAGTCTGCCATTGTGGACCTACTCACAGATTGCTGGATTATTTACCTCTGAACTCATGTGCATTTAGCTCCCTGAAGACAGGTTCTACTCCAACTGGCTGGAGCAAAGAAGCCCCTTCTCAcctgtctttgtcttttgaaaCAAAATCCCTGTTCAAATCTTAGCCCAGGGGTcacctcttccctccccaaaCTCCTGCTTCAAAGCTTAGCCCAAAggtcattttttccttccttctgaccctcccCAAGTCAGAATGAACTGCCCCTTCCTTCTAGCTCCAACGGTACAACATTTGTATGTGTTATTGATCCAATTAATTCTACCAGTTCTGCTTCACATGAGAATGCGGTTTGGTTCCTCTACCCTGTCACGAGccttcttgagggcagagatcAGGTCTTTCTCCTTTTATATCCCCAGCTCAGAGTGGCTGGCATACAGGTGGCACTCAATTTGTATTCAAGTGAGGTGGAATCTGTGGGACCTTTAGTTCCATCATAGGCCTAGAATAATCCTATAAATAGCAACCtcaggccaggcaccgtggctcacacctgtaatcctagcactctgggaggccgaggcgggaggatcgctcgaggccaggagttcgagaccagcctgagcaagagtgagaccccatctctactaaaaatagaaagacattatctggacaactaaaaaaatatatatagaaaaaattagccgggcacggtggcacatgcctgtagtcccagttactctggaggctgaggcaggaggatcgcttgagcccaggagtttgaggttgctgtgagctaggctgatgccatggcactctagcttgggcaacagggcaagactctgtctcaaaaaaaaaaaaaaaaggcaacctCAAATCTCAGTGGTCTCTAATTCGTCGGGTTTCTTTTGGAGGCTGTGGTACTAAGAATAATTCATGGCTGAGACGAAAATGATGCAAAACAATACCACACATCTGTACAGGGTTTCATATAATACTTTGTAAACTCTGGATTCAAGATCctcattcatttaatcctcacaacaaccctgtggggCAGGCATCATCTGCCCTAATTTGCAAGTGAAAACAAGGCCCAGGAAATCCAAATGCTTTATTCATGGTTGTCAGGTGGTAAATGACAGAAGTGAAAGTCATCCCAACTTGATCTTAGGAATAAAACAGACCCAACCACTTCATGCATCTTTGTCTCATGCTCTTCGAGGGAGGTGAAGAGTTCAGGGAAGGAGAGCAGAGAAACATACCCGGGCCTGTTGGGTCTTCCACAGGTCTTGGTGAAGCTTGTGGAGGGCAGATGCTACTGCCTCGGCTGAGAGAGCAGTCAGGAGGGGCCCTCTTTTAAAGAGGCTTCTAGCTCCATTCTGTTctgaaaaaatgaggaaaaacctCTTCACCTGGCTGCCACCATAAAAAGAAACAGCCAGACCTCCCCAGACATGG
Proteins encoded in this region:
- the CEP250 gene encoding centrosome-associated protein CEP250 isoform X4, whose amino-acid sequence is MAPAKGKHGASAAGGLCSGGEGGAAGRAALGCPGKGAPAEQSIAELSSSENSLKAEVADLRAAAVKLSALNEALALDKVGLNQQLLQLEQENQSVCSRMEAAEQARNTLQVDLAEAERSREALWEKKTHLEAQLQKAEETGTELQADLRDIQEEKEDIQEKLSEARHQQEAATAQLEQLHQEAKRQEEVLTRAIQEKEALVRERAALEVRLQAVERDRQDLAEQLLGLSSAKELLENSLFETQQQNSVIEVIKGQLEVQIQTVTQAKEVIQGEVRCLKLELDAERSRAEQERDTAARQLARAEQEGQTALEQQKVAHEEEVNQLQEKWEKERSWHQQELAKALESLEREKVELETRLREQETETEAIRAQREEERTQAESALCQMQLETEKERVSLLETLLQTQKELADASQQLERLRQDMKVQKLKEQETTGLLQTQLQEVQQELKEAAQQHRDNLAAIREEGRILLQDKIDLQKQVEDLKSQLVAQDDSQRLAEQEVQEKLREAQEYSRIQKELEKEKASLTLSLVEKEQRLLVLQEADSIRQQELSALRQDMQEAQGGQKELSAQVELLRQEVKEKEADFLAQEARLLEELEASQIMEQQLRASLWAQEAKAAQLQLQLRNTESQLEALATEQQPGNQAQAQLASLYSVLQQALGLVCESRPELSGGGDSAPSLWVLEPEQNGARSLFKRGPLLTALSAEAVASALHKLHQDLWKTQQARDDLRDQVRKLEQRLTDTEAEKSQVHTELQDLQRQLSQNQEEKSKWEGKQNSLESELTELHETVASLQSRLRRAELQGMEAQSERELLQAAKENLTAQVEHLQASVAEARAQARAAGVLEEDLKTARSALKLKNEEVESERERAQALQEQGELKVAQGKALQDNLALLAQTLSEREREVETLRGEIQELEKQREMQKAALELLSLDLKKRNQEVDLQQEQIQELEKCRSVLEHLPMAVQEREQKLTVQREQIKELEKDRETQRNILEHQLLELEKKDKVIESQRGQVQDLEKQLVTLECLALELEENHRKMECQQKLIEELEGQREMQRVALTHLTLDLEERSQELQAQSSQIHKLESHSTLLAQELQERDQELKSQLEQIEELQRQKEHLTQDLDRRDQELVLQKERIQVLEDQRTVQTKILEEDLEQIKLSLRERGRELASQRQLMQERAEEGKGQSKAQRGNLEHMKLILRDKEKEVECQQERIQELQEHKDQLEQQLQGLHRKVGETSLLLTQREQEIVGLQQHLQEAREQREVKEQSLQGQLEEAQRALAQQDQELEALRQEQRQAQGQEESVKEKASALQGALEQAHMTLKERQGELEDHKEQARRLQEELAAEGLRVQALEEVLGDLRAESREHEKALLALQQQCAEQAQEHEAEARALQDSWLQAKVMLKEREQELEALRTESQSSRHQEEAAWGQAEALQEALSKAQAALQEKEQHLLEQAELSRSLEANIATLQAALDAHQARARQLEETLRMREGEIQDQDLRHQEDVRQLQQALAQRDEELRHQKEQGQLLEKSLAQRGQENMTQDKQKLGQEREEKEMRGLRQSLRELQLTLAQKEEEILELREAQQRKKLEALPHSHRASPMEEPSPKLESSGPRLQRELERLQAALRQTEAREIEWREKAQELAQSLAQSKASVSNLQEIAMFLQASVLERDSEQQRLQDDLELTRQALEKERLHSSGPSSRAERGSRGEQGVQPGEVSGVEAEPSPGMEEKQPWRQRLEHLQQAVAWLEVDRSRLQHHNIQLQTTLEQVERERRKLKRDSMRASRAGALEINEATAASPTQQDGRGGQKGSSSAKYVVELQKEVALLRAQLALERKQKQDYIARSVQTSRELAGLHHSLSHSLLAVAQAPEATVLEAETRKLDESLTQSLTSLGPVLLRPSPSPSPTQATSR
- the CEP250 gene encoding centrosome-associated protein CEP250 isoform X5, which gives rise to MEAAEQARNTLQVDLAEAERSREALWEKKTHLEAQLQKAEETGTELQADLRDIQEEKEDIQEKLSEARHQQEAATAQLEQLHQEAKRQEEVLTRAIQEKEALVRERAALEVRLQAVERDRQDLAEQLLGLSSAKELLENSLFETQQQNSVIEVIKGQLEVQIQTVTQAKEVIQGEVRCLKLELDAERSRAEQERDTAARQLARAEQEGQTALEQQKVAHEEEVNQLQEKWEKERSWHQQELAKALESLEREKVELETRLREQETETEAIRAQREEERTQAESALCQMQLETEKERVSLLETLLQTQKELADASQQLERLRQDMKVQKLKEQETTGLLQTQLQEVQQELKEAAQQHRDNLAAIREEGRILLQDKIDLQKQVEDLKSQLVAQDDSQRLAEQEVQEKLREAQEYSRIQKELEKEKASLTLSLVEKEQRLLVLQEADSIRQQELSALRQDMQEAQGGQKELSAQVELLRQEVKEKEADFLAQEARLLEELEASQIMEQQLRASLWAQEAKAAQLQLQLRNTESQLEALATEQQPGNQAQAQLASLYSVLQQALGLVCESRPELSGGGDSAPSLWVLEPEQNGARSLFKRGPLLTALSAEAVASALHKLHQDLWKTQQARDDLRDQVRKLEQRLTDTEAEKSQVHTELQDLQRQLSQNQEEKSKWEGKQNSLESELTELHETVASLQSRLRRAELQGMEAQSERELLQAAKENLTAQVEHLQASVAEARAQARAAGVLEEDLKTARSALKLKNEEVESERERAQALQEQGELKVAQGKALQDNLALLAQTLSEREREVETLRGEIQELEKQREMQKAALELLSLDLKKRNQEVDLQQEQIQELEKCRSVLEHLPMAVQEREQKLTVQREQIKELEKDRETQRNILEHQLLELEKKDKVIESQRGQVQDLEKQLVTLECLALELEENHRKMECQQKLIEELEGQREMQRVALTHLTLDLEERSQELQAQSSQIHKLESHSTLLAQELQERDQELKSQLEQIEELQRQKEHLTQDLDRRDQELVLQKERIQVLEDQRTVQTKILEEDLEQIKLSLRERGRELASQRQLMQERAEEGKGQSKAQRGNLEHMKLILRDKEKEVECQQERIQELQEHKDQLEQQLQGLHRKVGETSLLLTQREQEIVGLQQHLQEAREQREVKEQSLQGQLEEAQRALAQQDQELEALRQEQRQAQGQEESVKEKASALQGALEQAHMTLKERQGELEDHKEQARRLQEELAAEGLRVQALEEVLGDLRAESREHEKALLALQQQCAEQAQEHEAEARALQDSWLQAKVMLKEREQELEALRTESQSSRHQEEAAWGQAEALQEALSKAQAALQEKEQHLLEQAELSRSLEANIATLQAALDAHQARARQLEETLRMREGEIQDQDLRHQEDVRQLQQALAQRDEELRHQKEQGQLLEKSLAQRGQENMTQDKQKLGQEREEKEMRGLRQSLRELQLTLAQKEEEILELREAQQRKKLEALPHSHRASPMEEPSPKLESSGPRLQRELERLQAALRQTEAREIEWREKAQELAQSLAQSKASVSNLQEIAMFLQASVLERDSEQQRLQDDLELTRQALEKERLHSSGPSSRAERGSRGEQGVQPGEVSGVEAEPSPGMEEKQPWRQRLEHLQQAVAWLEVDRSRLQHHNIQLQTTLEQVERERRKLKRDSMRASRAGALEINEATAASPTQQDGRGGQKGSSSAKYVVELQKEVALLRAQLALERKQKQDYIARSVQTSRELAGLHHSLSHSLLAVAQAPEATVLEAETRKLDESLTQSLTSLGPVLLRPSPSPSPTQATSR